The following proteins come from a genomic window of Macrobrachium rosenbergii isolate ZJJX-2024 chromosome 37, ASM4041242v1, whole genome shotgun sequence:
- the LOC136825475 gene encoding ras-specific guanine nucleotide-releasing factor RalGPS1-like isoform X7, with protein MIRIAFFTLISSYEKWADDFQLRVGGLVMSWAGEEASSEPPLPYTKMRYSEMPRDISCDSLAALRINESVMDSDDEEERSSGCGGGRGMAMPMCARGTSPPSSVYRKVVQETDYDTHDGMKALTKAAYSYGTLPRIHSHKSASLPARGKDADTPPVLDLLRVVPEDLATQITRMDFPVFKAITPEELTSCGWTKKDKLKSAPNIVEFTRRFNHISFWVVREILNAGGAKQRAEMMGHFIKVAKKLNELNNFHSQFAIVSALQSAPIYRLNKTWAALSRKDRQHYERMSELFSDKNNWEQLRSHVNSLKLPMIPYLGLFLTDLVYIDMAHPHFGGLESEQRQLKMNNILRVLADYQQSDYSALPHLQHVQTYLASVRYIEELQKFVEDDHYKLSLQLEPNTPSSSQSASKDSVSDAAGGINSLNLSPARVSGGRPPAPPPTYSCPAHGPQAKFVPGHRKARSLGTNIFKGCSGTNEGMRCDSVNSLGGHEPGCPSAQGSQGSRHLLDDSELDPPPQHSDCTSPQSHTLTRTWSGLSSDSDTEVVFEVSGEECGVQGPLKRKTVIKDGRRPAVSAWHRYWVQLWGGALVYYHPKSLTSRGQERADFKTSPCKLQPLIGQGSKLVLVGPQDAQSQPDVFQVRVYTLLSDPGKATIYKFRAPSVSAAKSWIYNLQQALTENIQRPPENLITFE; from the exons GGTTGGAGGTCTTGTCATGTCATGGGCGGGTGAGGAGGCATCATCAGAGCCCCCGTTACCATACACGAAGATGAGGTACTCCGAGATGCCTCGTGACATCTCCTGCGATAGCCTCGCTGCCCTCCGCATCAATGAG AGTGTGATGGACAGCGATGATGAAGAGGAACGTAGCAGCGGTTGTGGGGGCGGGAGGGGTATGGCCATGCCAATGTGTGCCCGTGGTACTTCTCCCCCATCTTCTGTGTATCGCAAGGTAGTTCAGGAAACCGATTACGATACCCACGACGGCATGAAGGCCCTCACCAAAGCTGCTTATAGTTATgg AACGTTACCCCGCATCCATAGCCATAAGTCGGCTAGCCTACCAGCCCGTGGGAAGGATGCTGACACCCCACCTGTCCTGGATCTCCTGAGGGTGGTGCCCGAAGACCTGGCCACCCAGATCACTAGGATGGATTTCCCCGTTTTCAA AGCCATCACCCCAGAAGAGCTGACCTCCTGTGGTTGGACGAAAAAGGATAAATTGAAATCTGCCCCCAATATTGTGGAGTTCACACGAAGATTTAATCAT aTAAGTTTTTGGGTTGTCCGAGAAATACTCAACGCAGGAGGAGCAAAACAGCGTGCCGAGATGATGGGACACTTCATTAAAGTAGCCAAGAAACTGAATGAACTCAACAATTTTCATTCACAGTTTGCCATCGTTAGTGCCCTGCAGTCTGCGCCCATTTATAG aTTAAACAAGACTTGGGCTGCTCTCTCCCGTAAGGACCGGCAACATTACGAGAGAATGAGCGAATTATTTAGTGATAAGAATAATTGGGAACAACTTAGAAGTCATGTTAATAGTCTGAAACTTCCTATGATTCCATATCTTG GCCTCTTCTTGACTGatttagtatatatagatatggccCATCCCCATTTTGGTGGTCTGGAGAGTGAGCAGCGGCAGCTAAAGATGAACAACATTCTGAGAGTTTTGGCAGATTATCAGCAGTCTGATTATTCTGCTCTTCCTCATCTTCAACATGTCCAGACATATTTAGCATCTGTTAGATATATAGAAGAACTACAGAAGTTTGTGGAGGATGATCATTATAA GTTGTCACTTCAGCTTGAGCCAAACACTCCAAGCAGTAGTCAGAGTGCCAGCAAAGACAGTGTTAGTGATGCTGCTGGAGGGATCAATTCCTTAAATCTCTCTCCAGCTCGAGTGAGTGGCGGAAGGCCACCTGCTCCTCCTCCCACCTATTCCTGCCCAGCACATGGACCACAAGCAAAATTTGTACCTGGTCACAGGAAAGCACGTAGTCTAGGAACAAA CATTTTCAAGGGCTGTTCAGGAACAAATGAAGGAATGCGATGTGACTCTGTGAACAGTTTAGGTGGTCACGAGCCAGGCTGTCCTTCAGCCCAAGGTTCCCAAGGGTCCAGACATTTACTAGATGATTCAGAACTTGACCCTCCACCACAGCATTCGGATTGTACATCACCTCAGTCTCATACACTCACGAGAACATG GTCAGGACTTTCTTCAGATTCTGATACAGAAGTAGTTTTTGAAGTAAGTGGAGAAGAATGTGGCGTTCAAGGGCCTTTGAAAAGGAAGACTGTTATTAAAGATGGCAGGAGGCCTGCAGTGTCAGCTTGGCATAGATACTGG GTTCAGTTGTGGGGTGGAGCACTGGTTTACTATCATCCAAAAAGTTTAACTTCAAGAGGACAGGAGCGAGCAGACTTCAAGACCTCACCTTGCAAACTTCAGCCTCTCATTGGTCAGGGCAGTAAACTGGTGCTTGTTGGTCCACAAGATGCCCAATCCCAGCCTGATGTATTCCAGGTTAGGGTGTACACCTTG
- the LOC136825475 gene encoding ras-specific guanine nucleotide-releasing factor RalGPS1-like isoform X6, which yields MIRIAFFTLISSYEKWADDFQLRVGGLVMSWAGEEASSEPPLPYTKMRYSEMPRDISCDSLAALRINESVMDSDDEEERSSGCGGGRGMAMPMCARGTSPPSSVYRKVVQETDYDTHDGMKALTKAAYSYGTLPRIHSHKSASLPARGKDADTPPVLDLLRVVPEDLATQITRMDFPVFKAITPEELTSCGWTKKDKLKSAPNIVEFTRRFNHISFWVVREILNAGGAKQRAEMMGHFIKVAKKLNELNNFHSQFAIVSALQSAPIYRLNKTWAALSRKDRQHYERMSELFSDKNNWEQLRSHVNSLKLPMIPYLGLFLTDLVYIDMAHPHFGGLESEQRQLKMNNILRVLADYQQSDYSALPHLQHVQTYLASVRYIEELQKFVEDDHYKLSLQLEPNTPSSSQSASKDSVSDAAGGINSLNLSPARVSGGRPPAPPPTYSCPAHGPQAKFVPGHRKARSLGTKFRSMSLPRNLHRSEPQSQGADRFGIFKGCSGTNEGMRCDSVNSLGGHEPGCPSAQGSQGSRHLLDDSELDPPPQHSDCTSPQSHTLTRTWSGLSSDSDTEVVFEVSGEECGVQGPLKRKTVIKDGRRPAVSAWHRYWVQLWGGALVYYHPKSLTSRGQERADFKTSPCKLQPLIGQGSKLVLVGPQDAQSQPDVFQLSDPGKATIYKFRAPSVSAAKSWIYNLQQALTENIQRPPENLITFE from the exons GGTTGGAGGTCTTGTCATGTCATGGGCGGGTGAGGAGGCATCATCAGAGCCCCCGTTACCATACACGAAGATGAGGTACTCCGAGATGCCTCGTGACATCTCCTGCGATAGCCTCGCTGCCCTCCGCATCAATGAG AGTGTGATGGACAGCGATGATGAAGAGGAACGTAGCAGCGGTTGTGGGGGCGGGAGGGGTATGGCCATGCCAATGTGTGCCCGTGGTACTTCTCCCCCATCTTCTGTGTATCGCAAGGTAGTTCAGGAAACCGATTACGATACCCACGACGGCATGAAGGCCCTCACCAAAGCTGCTTATAGTTATgg AACGTTACCCCGCATCCATAGCCATAAGTCGGCTAGCCTACCAGCCCGTGGGAAGGATGCTGACACCCCACCTGTCCTGGATCTCCTGAGGGTGGTGCCCGAAGACCTGGCCACCCAGATCACTAGGATGGATTTCCCCGTTTTCAA AGCCATCACCCCAGAAGAGCTGACCTCCTGTGGTTGGACGAAAAAGGATAAATTGAAATCTGCCCCCAATATTGTGGAGTTCACACGAAGATTTAATCAT aTAAGTTTTTGGGTTGTCCGAGAAATACTCAACGCAGGAGGAGCAAAACAGCGTGCCGAGATGATGGGACACTTCATTAAAGTAGCCAAGAAACTGAATGAACTCAACAATTTTCATTCACAGTTTGCCATCGTTAGTGCCCTGCAGTCTGCGCCCATTTATAG aTTAAACAAGACTTGGGCTGCTCTCTCCCGTAAGGACCGGCAACATTACGAGAGAATGAGCGAATTATTTAGTGATAAGAATAATTGGGAACAACTTAGAAGTCATGTTAATAGTCTGAAACTTCCTATGATTCCATATCTTG GCCTCTTCTTGACTGatttagtatatatagatatggccCATCCCCATTTTGGTGGTCTGGAGAGTGAGCAGCGGCAGCTAAAGATGAACAACATTCTGAGAGTTTTGGCAGATTATCAGCAGTCTGATTATTCTGCTCTTCCTCATCTTCAACATGTCCAGACATATTTAGCATCTGTTAGATATATAGAAGAACTACAGAAGTTTGTGGAGGATGATCATTATAA GTTGTCACTTCAGCTTGAGCCAAACACTCCAAGCAGTAGTCAGAGTGCCAGCAAAGACAGTGTTAGTGATGCTGCTGGAGGGATCAATTCCTTAAATCTCTCTCCAGCTCGAGTGAGTGGCGGAAGGCCACCTGCTCCTCCTCCCACCTATTCCTGCCCAGCACATGGACCACAAGCAAAATTTGTACCTGGTCACAGGAAAGCACGTAGTCTAGGAACAAA ATTTCGGAGTATGAGTCTCCCACGCAATCTCCATCGCTCGGAACCCCAGAGTCAGGGGGCAGACCGCTTCGG CATTTTCAAGGGCTGTTCAGGAACAAATGAAGGAATGCGATGTGACTCTGTGAACAGTTTAGGTGGTCACGAGCCAGGCTGTCCTTCAGCCCAAGGTTCCCAAGGGTCCAGACATTTACTAGATGATTCAGAACTTGACCCTCCACCACAGCATTCGGATTGTACATCACCTCAGTCTCATACACTCACGAGAACATG GTCAGGACTTTCTTCAGATTCTGATACAGAAGTAGTTTTTGAAGTAAGTGGAGAAGAATGTGGCGTTCAAGGGCCTTTGAAAAGGAAGACTGTTATTAAAGATGGCAGGAGGCCTGCAGTGTCAGCTTGGCATAGATACTGG GTTCAGTTGTGGGGTGGAGCACTGGTTTACTATCATCCAAAAAGTTTAACTTCAAGAGGACAGGAGCGAGCAGACTTCAAGACCTCACCTTGCAAACTTCAGCCTCTCATTGGTCAGGGCAGTAAACTGGTGCTTGTTGGTCCACAAGATGCCCAATCCCAGCCTGATGTATTCCAG
- the LOC136825475 gene encoding ras-specific guanine nucleotide-releasing factor RalGPS1-like isoform X9, whose translation MSWAGEEASSEPPLPYTKMRYSEMPRDISCDSLAALRINESVMDSDDEEERSSGCGGGRGMAMPMCARGTSPPSSVYRKVVQETDYDTHDGMKALTKAAYSYGTLPRIHSHKSASLPARGKDADTPPVLDLLRVVPEDLATQITRMDFPVFKAITPEELTSCGWTKKDKLKSAPNIVEFTRRFNHISFWVVREILNAGGAKQRAEMMGHFIKVAKKLNELNNFHSQFAIVSALQSAPIYRLNKTWAALSRKDRQHYERMSELFSDKNNWEQLRSHVNSLKLPMIPYLGLFLTDLVYIDMAHPHFGGLESEQRQLKMNNILRVLADYQQSDYSALPHLQHVQTYLASVRYIEELQKFVEDDHYKLSLQLEPNTPSSSQSASKDSVSDAAGGINSLNLSPARVSGGRPPAPPPTYSCPAHGPQAKFVPGHRKARSLGTKFRSMSLPRNLHRSEPQSQGADRFGHSSQNSQIESDGWTTCGNFHVYLSQIIFKGCSGTNEGMRCDSVNSLGGHEPGCPSAQGSQGSRHLLDDSELDPPPQHSDCTSPQSHTLTRTWSGLSSDSDTEVVFEVSGEECGVQGPLKRKTVIKDGRRPAVSAWHRYWVQLWGGALVYYHPKSLTSRGQERADFKTSPCKLQPLIGQGSKLVLVGPQDAQSQPDVFQLSDPGKATIYKFRAPSVSAAKSWIYNLQQALTENIQRPPENLITFE comes from the exons ATGTCATGGGCGGGTGAGGAGGCATCATCAGAGCCCCCGTTACCATACACGAAGATGAGGTACTCCGAGATGCCTCGTGACATCTCCTGCGATAGCCTCGCTGCCCTCCGCATCAATGAG AGTGTGATGGACAGCGATGATGAAGAGGAACGTAGCAGCGGTTGTGGGGGCGGGAGGGGTATGGCCATGCCAATGTGTGCCCGTGGTACTTCTCCCCCATCTTCTGTGTATCGCAAGGTAGTTCAGGAAACCGATTACGATACCCACGACGGCATGAAGGCCCTCACCAAAGCTGCTTATAGTTATgg AACGTTACCCCGCATCCATAGCCATAAGTCGGCTAGCCTACCAGCCCGTGGGAAGGATGCTGACACCCCACCTGTCCTGGATCTCCTGAGGGTGGTGCCCGAAGACCTGGCCACCCAGATCACTAGGATGGATTTCCCCGTTTTCAA AGCCATCACCCCAGAAGAGCTGACCTCCTGTGGTTGGACGAAAAAGGATAAATTGAAATCTGCCCCCAATATTGTGGAGTTCACACGAAGATTTAATCAT aTAAGTTTTTGGGTTGTCCGAGAAATACTCAACGCAGGAGGAGCAAAACAGCGTGCCGAGATGATGGGACACTTCATTAAAGTAGCCAAGAAACTGAATGAACTCAACAATTTTCATTCACAGTTTGCCATCGTTAGTGCCCTGCAGTCTGCGCCCATTTATAG aTTAAACAAGACTTGGGCTGCTCTCTCCCGTAAGGACCGGCAACATTACGAGAGAATGAGCGAATTATTTAGTGATAAGAATAATTGGGAACAACTTAGAAGTCATGTTAATAGTCTGAAACTTCCTATGATTCCATATCTTG GCCTCTTCTTGACTGatttagtatatatagatatggccCATCCCCATTTTGGTGGTCTGGAGAGTGAGCAGCGGCAGCTAAAGATGAACAACATTCTGAGAGTTTTGGCAGATTATCAGCAGTCTGATTATTCTGCTCTTCCTCATCTTCAACATGTCCAGACATATTTAGCATCTGTTAGATATATAGAAGAACTACAGAAGTTTGTGGAGGATGATCATTATAA GTTGTCACTTCAGCTTGAGCCAAACACTCCAAGCAGTAGTCAGAGTGCCAGCAAAGACAGTGTTAGTGATGCTGCTGGAGGGATCAATTCCTTAAATCTCTCTCCAGCTCGAGTGAGTGGCGGAAGGCCACCTGCTCCTCCTCCCACCTATTCCTGCCCAGCACATGGACCACAAGCAAAATTTGTACCTGGTCACAGGAAAGCACGTAGTCTAGGAACAAA ATTTCGGAGTATGAGTCTCCCACGCAATCTCCATCGCTCGGAACCCCAGAGTCAGGGGGCAGACCGCTTCGG TCACTCATCTCAAAATTCACAAATAGAGTCGGATGGATGGACAACATGCGGCAACTTTCACGTATACTTGAGTCAGAT CATTTTCAAGGGCTGTTCAGGAACAAATGAAGGAATGCGATGTGACTCTGTGAACAGTTTAGGTGGTCACGAGCCAGGCTGTCCTTCAGCCCAAGGTTCCCAAGGGTCCAGACATTTACTAGATGATTCAGAACTTGACCCTCCACCACAGCATTCGGATTGTACATCACCTCAGTCTCATACACTCACGAGAACATG GTCAGGACTTTCTTCAGATTCTGATACAGAAGTAGTTTTTGAAGTAAGTGGAGAAGAATGTGGCGTTCAAGGGCCTTTGAAAAGGAAGACTGTTATTAAAGATGGCAGGAGGCCTGCAGTGTCAGCTTGGCATAGATACTGG GTTCAGTTGTGGGGTGGAGCACTGGTTTACTATCATCCAAAAAGTTTAACTTCAAGAGGACAGGAGCGAGCAGACTTCAAGACCTCACCTTGCAAACTTCAGCCTCTCATTGGTCAGGGCAGTAAACTGGTGCTTGTTGGTCCACAAGATGCCCAATCCCAGCCTGATGTATTCCAG
- the LOC136825475 gene encoding ras-specific guanine nucleotide-releasing factor RalGPS1-like isoform X12 has protein sequence MSWAGEEASSEPPLPYTKMRYSEMPRDISCDSLAALRINESVMDSDDEEERSSGCGGGRGMAMPMCARGTSPPSSVYRKVVQETDYDTHDGMKALTKAAYSYGTLPRIHSHKSASLPARGKDADTPPVLDLLRVVPEDLATQITRMDFPVFKAITPEELTSCGWTKKDKLKSAPNIVEFTRRFNHISFWVVREILNAGGAKQRAEMMGHFIKVAKKLNELNNFHSQFAIVSALQSAPIYRLNKTWAALSRKDRQHYERMSELFSDKNNWEQLRSHVNSLKLPMIPYLGLFLTDLVYIDMAHPHFGGLESEQRQLKMNNILRVLADYQQSDYSALPHLQHVQTYLASVRYIEELQKFVEDDHYKLSLQLEPNTPSSSQSASKDSVSDAAGGINSLNLSPARVSGGRPPAPPPTYSCPAHGPQAKFVPGHRKARSLGTKFRSMSLPRNLHRSEPQSQGADRFGIFKGCSGTNEGMRCDSVNSLGGHEPGCPSAQGSQGSRHLLDDSELDPPPQHSDCTSPQSHTLTRTWSGLSSDSDTEVVFEVSGEECGVQGPLKRKTVIKDGRRPAVSAWHRYWVQLWGGALVYYHPKSLTSRGQERADFKTSPCKLQPLIGQGSKLVLVGPQDAQSQPDVFQLSDPGKATIYKFRAPSVSAAKSWIYNLQQALTENIQRPPENLITFE, from the exons ATGTCATGGGCGGGTGAGGAGGCATCATCAGAGCCCCCGTTACCATACACGAAGATGAGGTACTCCGAGATGCCTCGTGACATCTCCTGCGATAGCCTCGCTGCCCTCCGCATCAATGAG AGTGTGATGGACAGCGATGATGAAGAGGAACGTAGCAGCGGTTGTGGGGGCGGGAGGGGTATGGCCATGCCAATGTGTGCCCGTGGTACTTCTCCCCCATCTTCTGTGTATCGCAAGGTAGTTCAGGAAACCGATTACGATACCCACGACGGCATGAAGGCCCTCACCAAAGCTGCTTATAGTTATgg AACGTTACCCCGCATCCATAGCCATAAGTCGGCTAGCCTACCAGCCCGTGGGAAGGATGCTGACACCCCACCTGTCCTGGATCTCCTGAGGGTGGTGCCCGAAGACCTGGCCACCCAGATCACTAGGATGGATTTCCCCGTTTTCAA AGCCATCACCCCAGAAGAGCTGACCTCCTGTGGTTGGACGAAAAAGGATAAATTGAAATCTGCCCCCAATATTGTGGAGTTCACACGAAGATTTAATCAT aTAAGTTTTTGGGTTGTCCGAGAAATACTCAACGCAGGAGGAGCAAAACAGCGTGCCGAGATGATGGGACACTTCATTAAAGTAGCCAAGAAACTGAATGAACTCAACAATTTTCATTCACAGTTTGCCATCGTTAGTGCCCTGCAGTCTGCGCCCATTTATAG aTTAAACAAGACTTGGGCTGCTCTCTCCCGTAAGGACCGGCAACATTACGAGAGAATGAGCGAATTATTTAGTGATAAGAATAATTGGGAACAACTTAGAAGTCATGTTAATAGTCTGAAACTTCCTATGATTCCATATCTTG GCCTCTTCTTGACTGatttagtatatatagatatggccCATCCCCATTTTGGTGGTCTGGAGAGTGAGCAGCGGCAGCTAAAGATGAACAACATTCTGAGAGTTTTGGCAGATTATCAGCAGTCTGATTATTCTGCTCTTCCTCATCTTCAACATGTCCAGACATATTTAGCATCTGTTAGATATATAGAAGAACTACAGAAGTTTGTGGAGGATGATCATTATAA GTTGTCACTTCAGCTTGAGCCAAACACTCCAAGCAGTAGTCAGAGTGCCAGCAAAGACAGTGTTAGTGATGCTGCTGGAGGGATCAATTCCTTAAATCTCTCTCCAGCTCGAGTGAGTGGCGGAAGGCCACCTGCTCCTCCTCCCACCTATTCCTGCCCAGCACATGGACCACAAGCAAAATTTGTACCTGGTCACAGGAAAGCACGTAGTCTAGGAACAAA ATTTCGGAGTATGAGTCTCCCACGCAATCTCCATCGCTCGGAACCCCAGAGTCAGGGGGCAGACCGCTTCGG CATTTTCAAGGGCTGTTCAGGAACAAATGAAGGAATGCGATGTGACTCTGTGAACAGTTTAGGTGGTCACGAGCCAGGCTGTCCTTCAGCCCAAGGTTCCCAAGGGTCCAGACATTTACTAGATGATTCAGAACTTGACCCTCCACCACAGCATTCGGATTGTACATCACCTCAGTCTCATACACTCACGAGAACATG GTCAGGACTTTCTTCAGATTCTGATACAGAAGTAGTTTTTGAAGTAAGTGGAGAAGAATGTGGCGTTCAAGGGCCTTTGAAAAGGAAGACTGTTATTAAAGATGGCAGGAGGCCTGCAGTGTCAGCTTGGCATAGATACTGG GTTCAGTTGTGGGGTGGAGCACTGGTTTACTATCATCCAAAAAGTTTAACTTCAAGAGGACAGGAGCGAGCAGACTTCAAGACCTCACCTTGCAAACTTCAGCCTCTCATTGGTCAGGGCAGTAAACTGGTGCTTGTTGGTCCACAAGATGCCCAATCCCAGCCTGATGTATTCCAG
- the LOC136825475 gene encoding ras-specific guanine nucleotide-releasing factor RalGPS1-like isoform X10: MSWAGEEASSEPPLPYTKMRYSEMPRDISCDSLAALRINESVMDSDDEEERSSGCGGGRGMAMPMCARGTSPPSSVYRKVVQETDYDTHDGMKALTKAAYSYGTLPRIHSHKSASLPARGKDADTPPVLDLLRVVPEDLATQITRMDFPVFKAITPEELTSCGWTKKDKLKSAPNIVEFTRRFNHISFWVVREILNAGGAKQRAEMMGHFIKVAKKLNELNNFHSQFAIVSALQSAPIYRLNKTWAALSRKDRQHYERMSELFSDKNNWEQLRSHVNSLKLPMIPYLGLFLTDLVYIDMAHPHFGGLESEQRQLKMNNILRVLADYQQSDYSALPHLQHVQTYLASVRYIEELQKFVEDDHYKLSLQLEPNTPSSSQSASKDSVSDAAGGINSLNLSPARVSGGRPPAPPPTYSCPAHGPQAKFVPGHRKARSLGTKFRSMSLPRNLHRSEPQSQGADRFGIFKGCSGTNEGMRCDSVNSLGGHEPGCPSAQGSQGSRHLLDDSELDPPPQHSDCTSPQSHTLTRTWSGLSSDSDTEVVFEVSGEECGVQGPLKRKTVIKDGRRPAVSAWHRYWVQLWGGALVYYHPKSLTSRGQERADFKTSPCKLQPLIGQGSKLVLVGPQDAQSQPDVFQVRVYTLLSDPGKATIYKFRAPSVSAAKSWIYNLQQALTENIQRPPENLITFE, translated from the exons ATGTCATGGGCGGGTGAGGAGGCATCATCAGAGCCCCCGTTACCATACACGAAGATGAGGTACTCCGAGATGCCTCGTGACATCTCCTGCGATAGCCTCGCTGCCCTCCGCATCAATGAG AGTGTGATGGACAGCGATGATGAAGAGGAACGTAGCAGCGGTTGTGGGGGCGGGAGGGGTATGGCCATGCCAATGTGTGCCCGTGGTACTTCTCCCCCATCTTCTGTGTATCGCAAGGTAGTTCAGGAAACCGATTACGATACCCACGACGGCATGAAGGCCCTCACCAAAGCTGCTTATAGTTATgg AACGTTACCCCGCATCCATAGCCATAAGTCGGCTAGCCTACCAGCCCGTGGGAAGGATGCTGACACCCCACCTGTCCTGGATCTCCTGAGGGTGGTGCCCGAAGACCTGGCCACCCAGATCACTAGGATGGATTTCCCCGTTTTCAA AGCCATCACCCCAGAAGAGCTGACCTCCTGTGGTTGGACGAAAAAGGATAAATTGAAATCTGCCCCCAATATTGTGGAGTTCACACGAAGATTTAATCAT aTAAGTTTTTGGGTTGTCCGAGAAATACTCAACGCAGGAGGAGCAAAACAGCGTGCCGAGATGATGGGACACTTCATTAAAGTAGCCAAGAAACTGAATGAACTCAACAATTTTCATTCACAGTTTGCCATCGTTAGTGCCCTGCAGTCTGCGCCCATTTATAG aTTAAACAAGACTTGGGCTGCTCTCTCCCGTAAGGACCGGCAACATTACGAGAGAATGAGCGAATTATTTAGTGATAAGAATAATTGGGAACAACTTAGAAGTCATGTTAATAGTCTGAAACTTCCTATGATTCCATATCTTG GCCTCTTCTTGACTGatttagtatatatagatatggccCATCCCCATTTTGGTGGTCTGGAGAGTGAGCAGCGGCAGCTAAAGATGAACAACATTCTGAGAGTTTTGGCAGATTATCAGCAGTCTGATTATTCTGCTCTTCCTCATCTTCAACATGTCCAGACATATTTAGCATCTGTTAGATATATAGAAGAACTACAGAAGTTTGTGGAGGATGATCATTATAA GTTGTCACTTCAGCTTGAGCCAAACACTCCAAGCAGTAGTCAGAGTGCCAGCAAAGACAGTGTTAGTGATGCTGCTGGAGGGATCAATTCCTTAAATCTCTCTCCAGCTCGAGTGAGTGGCGGAAGGCCACCTGCTCCTCCTCCCACCTATTCCTGCCCAGCACATGGACCACAAGCAAAATTTGTACCTGGTCACAGGAAAGCACGTAGTCTAGGAACAAA ATTTCGGAGTATGAGTCTCCCACGCAATCTCCATCGCTCGGAACCCCAGAGTCAGGGGGCAGACCGCTTCGG CATTTTCAAGGGCTGTTCAGGAACAAATGAAGGAATGCGATGTGACTCTGTGAACAGTTTAGGTGGTCACGAGCCAGGCTGTCCTTCAGCCCAAGGTTCCCAAGGGTCCAGACATTTACTAGATGATTCAGAACTTGACCCTCCACCACAGCATTCGGATTGTACATCACCTCAGTCTCATACACTCACGAGAACATG GTCAGGACTTTCTTCAGATTCTGATACAGAAGTAGTTTTTGAAGTAAGTGGAGAAGAATGTGGCGTTCAAGGGCCTTTGAAAAGGAAGACTGTTATTAAAGATGGCAGGAGGCCTGCAGTGTCAGCTTGGCATAGATACTGG GTTCAGTTGTGGGGTGGAGCACTGGTTTACTATCATCCAAAAAGTTTAACTTCAAGAGGACAGGAGCGAGCAGACTTCAAGACCTCACCTTGCAAACTTCAGCCTCTCATTGGTCAGGGCAGTAAACTGGTGCTTGTTGGTCCACAAGATGCCCAATCCCAGCCTGATGTATTCCAGGTTAGGGTGTACACCTTG